CAGCGGGTTCTGGGTGACCTCCAGAAAGCGGTTCTCGTAGATCCGGGAGTATTCCTCGGTGTTGTAGTCCGGCGGAAGGTAATAACCGCCGGTCTGATCGCAGGCCGAAGGGGCCATCTTGCAGCAGGCCATCTCGTAGCTGCGCGATTGCGGACCTTTTCCCTCGTCCTTGACCAGCCCCAGGTTTTGCAGCAGGGTCTTGCTCTGAAGCTTCAATTTGAATTCCACCTTGACCGTGGAGTTGGCCTTCACCTTAAGCTTTTTGGACTGGCTTTGATAACCGGCCAGGCTGGCCTCCACAGTGTAGACCCCTTCGGAAAGACCTGTGAACTGGTAGTGCCCAACCTTATCGCAAACTGCGACATAGGATGTACCGGGGATTCTCAGCGCAACGCCCGCCAGTAGATTGTTGTTGGCATTGTCCCTTACCGTACAATCGATAATGCCGGTCCCGGCGGCGCCGATAAGGCTGGCCGAGATCAAGGCCAGGCCCGCGGCGGCGATCAGGGGGAGGATCCTGCTTTTCATCTTGGTTTCTCCGGTTTATGGGTTGATTATTGAGTTGACTGCCCAATATACCGCCCACCGGATAAATATATTCCCAACATTTTATTTTTCTTGGATACAATATTGTAGGGGCAGGTCTGAGACCTGCCCCTACGGTTTGGCGTTTCAAACGGAAAACCCCGGTTTCCCGGGGCTTTGGTAAATTATTGATACTATTTAATATTCCTTTATGATCATCTCGCTGAGCGATCTTTTCGGCACATGATGCACCTGCTTATCGTCCCGCCAGTATTCGATCTTCCCGCCCGGCCCGATATCCTCTATCACCACCGTCTCGGCCGGCTTGCCCAGGGCTATCACCAACGGGATCTCGTATTGTTCATCGATCTCAAGCGCCTTTCTTAATCCCTCCCGGTTGACCGAGGCCAGCACGCATCCGCCCAAACCCTTTTCCACCGCTCCCAACAGGATACTCTGGGCGCAGATACCGGCATCGTAATACAATTTGCCGGGGCAGACGGACGTATCCCACAGCATGATGATATAGGCCGAAGGCCGCTGGCCCTGGGCCGGGCCGGTCCAGTCCTTCAGGTATTTGGCCCAGGCCAGGAACGGGAAAACGGTTTCATTGATCTTGGGATCGGCAATGAGGATATACTTCAGCGGCTGAAGATTGCCGGCCGAGCCGGACAGCCTGGCCAGTTCCGCCAGTTCCCGCAGGGTAGGCAGATCGATCCTGTGACCCTGGTCGAACCTCCGATAGCTCCGGTTCTTCAGGATAATGTCTTTTAACATGATTTTATCGATTTTTCGGATTAAATCATTCATGTAGGGTATGGTTTCAAACCATCCCCTACATGATATCAACGCCATGAATAAAAGGTTATTTCTTCCCCTTAAAAACGAACCTCCCGCCCTTGTTGATATACCCCCACACCCCCCCGGTGACGCTGCCCTTGGCATTCATCTCCCCGCCGATGTTCACCAGAGCCAGGCCGTCTTTAAAATCCCAGGCGAAATCGAATTTGTTATCGATGACCATCCGGCCCTTCCGGTCTATGAAGCCCCACCTGCCGCCAGCCACCATGCCGTTCTCGTTCATCTTTCCCCCTTTGTTGACCAGGGCCAGCCCCTCGGAAAAATCCATGGCCCCGTCGTACTGGGGCACGATCATCACTTCACCGGTCCGGTTGATATAGCCCCGCTTGCCGCCCACCCTGACCGCCGCCAGGCCTTCATGAAAATCGGAGCCGGCATCGAAATGCGGAGCGATGGCCAGCACTCCGGAAGTGTCCATATAGCCCCATTTCTGACCGCTTTTGACCGAGGCCAGCCCTTCCGAAAAGGCGTTGGCATCCTCAAAGTATAATTGGCTGATCTTGTTGCCGGACCTGTCTATGAACCAGATCTTGTCGTCCAGCCGCACCACCGCCCGGCCCTGGGAGAAATTGGAGGCATAGACGTATTGAGGCTCAATGACCATTTTCCCGGTTTGATCTATATACCCGTATTTGTCATTCTCCCTCACCGGGGCCAAGCCCTCGGAGAAGTTCCGGGCGTCATTGTATCTTATTTCTATGATGATCTTGCCCTGCTGGTCTATGTATCCGTATTTATCGTTCAGCCGGACCAGGGCCAACCCCTGGGAAAAACTGCGGGCATCGTCGTACTGCGGTTCGACCACCATCTTGCCCTGGCGGTCTATGTACCCCCGTTTGCCGTCCGACAACAACCCCAGCTCGTTGACCTTCCCGCCGATGTTGACCAGCGCCAGCCCCTGGGAGAAATCCTTGGCGTCGTCGAACTGCGGATTTATGACCACCTTGCCACGGGCATCGATGTATCCCCATTTGCCGCCGATCACATAGCCCATCTCGTTCTTGCTGCCGCCGATGTTGACCAGGGCCAGCTCCTCCGAAAAGTTGAAGGCCCAGTCGAACTCCGGCTTGATGGTCATCCTGCCCCGGGCGTTGATATAACCGAATTTCCCGGCAGACATGACTGGAAAAAGCTTGACCTGCTCATCAGCCCCGATGCCCAGCGGCCCGGCCATTATGATCAGGCCCGTTAAAAGGACAGTGGCTTTTTTCATTTTACCCTCCAATTTACTTATCTTCGCAGCCCCCGCAGCAGCTTCCATGCTCATGTTCATGATCATGTTCGTGGTCGTGTCCGCAGTCACCGTGCCCGCCGCCGCAGCTCCCGCAGCCTTTATGATAGCCCTCCGGCACCTCTCCGGCCTCGATCAGTTTGAGGTCGAAGGTCAGGTCCTTGCCGGCCAGGGGATGGTTGGCGTCCAGGGTGGCGTGGGTCTGGCTTAGGGCGGTGATGGTCACCGGGACCTGCTGGCCATCCTCCATGCTCAAATGAACCCTCTTGCCCAGCTCCGGTTTGGCATTGGGACCGAACTTGTCCAGCTCCACCTCCACCACCATTTTGGAATGGTGCGGACCGTAGGCCTGGTCGGCCGGGATGGTCACTTTTTTGCTCTCGTCCACCTTCATGCCGTCGATGGCCTTATCAAATCCCGGGATCACCTGCCCCGAGCCCAGGATGAACTCCAACGGCTCGCCGCCCTCGGAGGTATCGAATACCGTTCCGTCGCCAAAGGTCCCGGTGTAGTGCACTTTTACCAGATCGCCTGATTTTGCCTGAATCATCTGTTATTCCTTGTTATAATTGAAATTTCTCTCGCCTTTAGAATAAGGGAGCTTTGCTGATTTTAAGGATAATCTATTTATTGCGGTATGTCAATTGATATTTTCAAACAAGCAAACAGCCCAGGCCTTGCGCCTGGGCTGTTTTATTTATGATCCTGTTTATCGAAGCAATCCCTCTTTCCTCTTCAGCTCGGCCGCCTTCTTCTCCATCACATCCGAAGCGAACCCGGCAGCGATGGCCTTGCCCTTCTTCAAGGTGGGCAGGCCGAATTGCTTTTGACCGGCCTTTCCCTGGGGCAGGTTTGGCAGGGCTGAGCCTCCCAGCTCTATCAGCACCTGCTTGGTGGTCTTCCCTGAGGCCGGCTGAATTCCGGCTTTGAGGTGCTGCAGCCGCCCCTCGCTATTGACGAAACTGCCGTCGCTCTCGGCAAAGCTTGACGCCGGCAGGACGATGTCGGCCAGCTTGGCGGTCTCGGTCAGGAACAGGTCGCAGACAATGAGTTTTTCCAGCTTGGCCAGAGCGGTCTTGATCTTGTCCCCGTTCTCCAGGCTGCCGGCCGGGTCCTCGTTGAGCAGCACCGCGGCCTTTATCTTGCCCTTCAGTATCCCGGAAGCCTCGATGTTGACAAAGCGGTCCACCCCGTTGGCGTTGGCCTTGGCCCGCAGGGCGATGAAATTCTCCGGAACATCCATCAGCAGAAGGATGTTGGCAATGGCCTTGATGGTTTCGGGATCCACTGCATCGGCGTTGAATGCCAATATTGAATTCTGGTCTTCCAACAGCAGTTTGGCCAGGCTCTCGATATCGGCCTTCTTCAATCCGCTGTTGGTTGTCACCGCGGCGGCGCTGAGCTTGCCCAGGACCTTGGCCAGTTCCTTGTATCCGGGATATTTGGACCGGCACTTGGCCAGCAGGGCTTTGAGCACTCCGTTCAGGGCGAAGGACAACCCGCCTTTTTTAATGACCAGTTCCTGTGCGGCGATCTCGCCCAGCTTGGTGGCCTTCTCCTGCAGGGAGTAAACCTTGGATCCTTGTTTGACCGCCTTTCTGATCATCTGGGAGAACACCGGCTGCTCGGCATAGGCATCGGACCCGATCAGGAAAATGGTCTTGGCCTCGGACAGCGACTGGTAACCCCTGCCGTTGGCCTTGCCTAAAATATTCTCCATGGCATTCAGCGGCTGGCCGTTCTCAGTATGAGCAAAACTGCCGAACTGTCTGACGCCCTTCTTCTCGGCCCAGGAGCGCAGGCCCTCGGCCTCTTCGAGGCTGGTCCGGCCGGAGGCGAATACCGCCACCGAATCCGGCCCGTATTTCTTGACCACGGCGTCGATATCGGAATTGACCTTGTTTATGGCCTCGGACCAGGCGATCTCCTGGTGCTTGGCTCCGGCTTTGGCCAGCGGTGCGGTCAAGCGTTCGGGGGAATGAATGAGTTCGAACCCGAATTTGCCCTTGAAGCACAGCGAGCCCTGGCTGACCGGGCTGTCCTCGCTGCCGGTGACCCGGACCACCTTGTTGTCCATGATATTCAGGTCCAGACCGCAGCCCACTCCGCAGAAGGTGCAAACCGAGGGGACCTTCTCCATCTTCCAGGGCG
The sequence above is drawn from the Candidatus Edwardsbacteria bacterium genome and encodes:
- a CDS encoding nitroreductase family protein, whose protein sequence is MLKDIILKNRSYRRFDQGHRIDLPTLRELAELARLSGSAGNLQPLKYILIADPKINETVFPFLAWAKYLKDWTGPAQGQRPSAYIIMLWDTSVCPGKLYYDAGICAQSILLGAVEKGLGGCVLASVNREGLRKALEIDEQYEIPLVIALGKPAETVVIEDIGPGGKIEYWRDDKQVHHVPKRSLSEMIIKEY
- a CDS encoding peptidylprolyl isomerase, encoding MIQAKSGDLVKVHYTGTFGDGTVFDTSEGGEPLEFILGSGQVIPGFDKAIDGMKVDESKKVTIPADQAYGPHHSKMVVEVELDKFGPNAKPELGKRVHLSMEDGQQVPVTITALSQTHATLDANHPLAGKDLTFDLKLIEAGEVPEGYHKGCGSCGGGHGDCGHDHEHDHEHEHGSCCGGCEDK
- a CDS encoding WG repeat-containing protein; the protein is MKKATVLLTGLIIMAGPLGIGADEQVKLFPVMSAGKFGYINARGRMTIKPEFDWAFNFSEELALVNIGGSKNEMGYVIGGKWGYIDARGKVVINPQFDDAKDFSQGLALVNIGGKVNELGLLSDGKRGYIDRQGKMVVEPQYDDARSFSQGLALVRLNDKYGYIDQQGKIIIEIRYNDARNFSEGLAPVRENDKYGYIDQTGKMVIEPQYVYASNFSQGRAVVRLDDKIWFIDRSGNKISQLYFEDANAFSEGLASVKSGQKWGYMDTSGVLAIAPHFDAGSDFHEGLAAVRVGGKRGYINRTGEVMIVPQYDGAMDFSEGLALVNKGGKMNENGMVAGGRWGFIDRKGRMVIDNKFDFAWDFKDGLALVNIGGEMNAKGSVTGGVWGYINKGGRFVFKGKK